From a region of the Hemibagrus wyckioides isolate EC202008001 linkage group LG06, SWU_Hwy_1.0, whole genome shotgun sequence genome:
- the akap17a gene encoding A-kinase anchor protein 17A yields the protein MTTIVHDASESVLLCREYNLYMKPIAKMTISVSLPQLKLPGKSISNWEVMERLKSMVHPEQFSSLRISKSTMDYIRFEGEAENKSAVKRFLTNLDGKSIKLSGFTDVLKVRAAETKMDFPTRHDWDSFFRDAKDMNETVPGERPDTVHLEGLPCKWFAPKDTSSDKPSEDVLKCVFEKFGKIRNVDIPMLDPYREEMTGKNFNTFSFGGHLNFESYVQYEDHTGFVKAMSSLRGMKLLYKGEDGKAMACGIKVSFDTTKHLSDSSLKKRHQERLKLQELERQREEQKRREKEEEERRREEERKQRELEEEEKEKRREEKLRKREQKLKEREEKKNQKKVKKQQEEEQKKLHQKIAMEERKLLLVQRNLQSIRLIAELLSRAKAMRQQQLEQEKAELARLHKEAEIQRQQEAELRRKQEAELRRVEGEKARALELQRKERELRDRLLENLLKKSTNQEAGSNGEDQKWEGPSTEPPQMEEPNRIGTTVTRDHHQSKSRKEEERGTSREWNRGSGRSRTRSRSGQRRSRNRRYRNGHSQSRSGSGQRRSRRSGHGRSLSRSRSRRRHSRDRRGHRRSGRSHRYSHGWSSSSSSSGRSMSRSSSRGRSRRSKRH from the exons ATGACGACAATTGTCCATGATGCTTCGGAGTCCGTGCTCCTGTGTCGAGAATACAACCTGTACATGAAACCCATCGCCAAGATGACCATCAGCGTGTCACTTCCTCAGCTCAAGCTGCCCGGGAAATCCATCTCTAACTGGGAGGTGATGGAGCGCCTGAAGAGCATGGTCCACCCTGAGCAGTTTTCCTCACTCCGGATCTCCAAAAGCACCATGGACTACATCCGCTTCGAGGGCGAGGCGGAGAACAAGAGTGCCGTCAAACGCTTTTTAACCAACTTGGATGGGAAGAGTATCAAACTCAGCGGCTTCACCGATGTCCTGAAGGTGCGTGCTGCTGAGACTAAGATGGACTTCCCGACGCGTCATGACTGGGACTCGTTTTTCCGAGACGCTAAGGACATGAACGAGACCGTCCCGGGAGAGAGACCGGACACCGTCCATCTCGAAGGACTTCCCTGTAAGTGGTTCGCGCCGAAAGACACTTCATCAGACAAACCTTCAGAAGACgtcctgaagtgtgtgtttgaaaaatTTGGGAAGATCCGAAACGTCGACATTCCCATGCTCGATCCATACAGGGAGGAAATGACGGGAAAGAACTTTAACACCTTCTCCTTCGGTGGCCATTTAAACTTCGAAAGTTACGTCCAGTATGAGGATCACACGGGGTTCGTGAAGGCGATGAGCTCACTACGGGGTATGAAGCTGCTCTACAAGGGCGAGGACGGGAAGGCCATGGCCTGTGGGATTAAG GTGAGCTTTGACACGACCAAACACCTGAGTGACTCCTCACTGAAGAAGCGACACCAGGAGCGTCTGAAGCTTCAGGAGCTGGAAAGGCAGAGAGAGGagcagaaaagaagagaaaaagaggaggaggagaggcgCAGGGAGGAAGAACG AAAACAGCGcgagctggaggaggaggagaaggaaaagcGGAGAGAGGAGAAGCTGCGTAAAAGAGAGCAGAAGCTGAAGGAGCGGGAGGAAAAGAAGAACCAGAAGAAAGTGAagaagcagcaggaggaggagcaaaAGAAACTTCACCAGAAAATCGCCATGGAGGAGAGGAAGCTGTTATTAGTGCAGAGGAACCTCCAGTCTATTCGGCTCATTGCTGAGCTGCTGAGCAGAGCCAAG GCCATGAGGCAGCAGCAGCTGGAGCAAGAGAAGGCAGAACTCGCACGCTTGCACAAAGAGGCAGAAATTCAGCGTCAGCAGGAGGCGGAGCTTCGGCGTAAACAGGAGGCGGAGCTAAGGCGGGTGGAGGGTGAAAAGGCTCGAGCTCTGGAGCTCCAGAGGAAAGAACGAGAGCTGAGGGACAGATTGCTGGAGAACCTTCTGAAAAAAAGCACCAACCAGGAGGCGGGGTCTAACGGTGAGGATCAGAAGTGGGAGGGGCCCAGTACTGAACCGCCTCAGATGGAGGAGCCAAACAGAATCGGCACCACTGTCACTAGGGATCACCACCAGAGCAAATCGAGGAAAGAGGAGGAGCGAGGAACCTCGAGAGAATGGAACCGCGGCTCTGGGAGGAGCCGAACCCGGAGTAGGAGTGGCCAGAGGAGGAGTAGGAACAGACGTTACCGAAACGGTCACAGCCAAAGTCGAAGCGGGAGTGGTCAGAGACGGAGCAGGAGGTCCGGGCATGGGCGGAGCTTGAGCAGGAGTAGGAGTCGAAGGCGGCATAGTCGGGATAGGAGGGGCCACAGAAGAAGTGGGCGGAGCCATAGGTACAGCCATGGGTggagtagcagcagcagtagtagcgGGAGGAGCATGAGTCGCTCTTCCAGTCGAGGGCGGAGTCGGCGATCCAAACGACACTGA